Proteins encoded in a region of the Zunongwangia endophytica genome:
- a CDS encoding DNA-binding protein: protein MNEQNEHCRKNSYKKVGYDLKLLIIDQIQNAQISINRAAIKYQVSRASIYYWLKKYSTLEQKKLVMSKKDEIKKLKEKIEELEFVKDFQQDIIADMELITGVDMAKKSLPKTLADEIEKKKLNRSKENG, encoded by the coding sequence ATGAATGAACAAAATGAACACTGTCGAAAAAATTCCTACAAAAAAGTAGGTTACGATCTTAAACTGCTGATCATCGATCAGATCCAAAATGCACAGATTTCTATTAATCGTGCTGCTATTAAATATCAAGTTTCCAGAGCTTCCATCTATTACTGGTTAAAAAAATACAGTACTTTAGAACAAAAGAAACTAGTGATGAGCAAGAAAGATGAAATCAAGAAACTTAAAGAAAAAATAGAGGAACTCGAGTTTGTAAAAGACTTCCAGCAAGATATTATTGCTGACATGGAACTTATTACAGGAGTTGATATGGCAAAAAAGTCTTTGCCCAAAACATTAGCAGACGAGATCGAAAAAAAGAAACTAAACCGTTCAAAAGAAAATGGTTGA